One Ricinus communis isolate WT05 ecotype wild-type chromosome 7, ASM1957865v1, whole genome shotgun sequence genomic region harbors:
- the LOC8285451 gene encoding probable pectate lyase 5, whose amino-acid sequence MAIPFLLLIFFLLLVAPNRIASSSPVQDPELVVEEVHRSINASRRKLGYLSCGTGNPIDDCWRCDPNWEKNRQRLADCAIGFGKHAIGGRDGKIYVVTDSGNDDPVNPKPGTLRHAVIQEEPLWIIFARDMVIKLKEELIMNSFKTIDGRGASVHIAGGPCITVQYVTNIIIHGINIHDCKRGGNAYVRDSPSHYGWRTISDGDGVSIFGGSYVWVDHCSLSNCNDGLIDAIHGSTAITISNNYMTHHNKVMLLGHSDSFTQDKNMQVTIAFNHFGEGLVQRMPRCRHGYFHVVNNDYTHWEMYAIGGSANPTINSQGNRFLAPNDRFNKEVTKHEDAAQNEWKHWNWRSEGDLLLNGAFFTASGFGASSSYARASSLGARPSSLVSSITAGAGSLVCKKGSRC is encoded by the exons ATGGCAATTCCTTTCttacttttaatattcttCTTGCTCCTTGTAGCCCCAAACCGCATTGCCTCCTCTTCACCTGTTCAAGATCCTGAACTTGTAGTAGAAGAAGTGCACAG GAGCATCAATGCATCAAGGAGAAAGTTGGGTTATCTTTCCTGCGGCACAGGGAATCCGATCGATGACTGCTGGCGGTGCGACCCCAACTGGGAGAAGAACCGGCAGAGACTAGCAGATTGCGCAATCGGATTTGGAAAACATGCCATTGGTGGTAGAGATGGTAAGATATATGTTGTTACAGATTCAGGGAATGATGATCCTGTTAATCCCAAGCCAGGAACTTTAAGACATGCTGTTATCCAAGAGGAACCTTTGTGGATAATCTTCGCTCGTGACATGGTGATCAAGTTGAAAGAAGAGCTGATCATGAATTCTTTCAAGACTATTGATGGAAGAGGAGCCAGTGTACATATTGCTGGCGGTCCATGTATTACTGTACAATATGTTACTAACATTATAATTCATGGTATAAACATTCATGACTGTAAGAGAGGAGGGAACGCTTATGTTAGGGACTCGCCTAGCCATTATGGGTGGAGGACCATATCGGACGGCGATGGAGTGTCCATCTTCGGAGGGAGCTATGTGTGGGTTGATCATTGCTCTTTGTCTAACTGTAATGATGGGTTGATTGATGCTATTCATGGTTCCACAGCCATTACCATCTCAAACAATTATATGACCCATCATAACAAGGTTATGTTATTGGGTCATAGTGATAGTTTTACTCAAGACAAGAACATGCAGGTCACCATTGCCTTCAACCATTTTGGAGAAGGGCTTGTCCAGAGAATGCCAAG ATGTAGACATGGATATTTTCATGTGGTGAACAATGACTACACACATTGGGAAATGTATGCAATTGGTGGCAGTGCTAATCCTACAATAAATAGCCAAGGCAACAGATTTCTTGCTCCCAATGATAGATTTAACAAAGAG GTGACTAAACATGAGGATGCAGCACAGAATGAATGGAAGCACTGGAATTGGAGGTCCGAAGGAGACCTGTTGCTAAATGGTGCATTCTTTACAGCATCTGGCTTTGGAGCTTCTTCTAGTTATGCAAGAGCATCCAGCTTAGGTGCAAGACCATCTTCTCTAGTGAGTTCAATTACAGCAGGAGCAGGTTCACTTGTTTGCAAGAAGGGTTCACGTTGCTGA
- the LOC8285452 gene encoding T-complex protein 1 subunit epsilon, whose product MALAFDEYGRPFIILKEQEAKSRLRGLDAQKANISAGKAVARILRTSLGPKGMDKMLQSPDGDVTITNDGATILEQMDVDNQIAKLMVELSRSQDYEIGDGTTGVVVMAGSLLEQAEKLLERGIHPIRVAEGYEMASKIAVEHLEHISEKFDFGLNDIEPLVQTCMTTLSSKIVNRCKRSLAEISVKAVLAVADLERKDVNLDLIKVEGKVGGKLEDTELIYGIVVDKDMSHPQMPKHIEDAKIAILTCPFEPPKPKTKHKVDIDSVEKFQTLRKQEQQYFDDMVQKCKDAGATLVICQWGFDDEANHLLMHRNLPAVRWVGGVELELIAIATGGRIVPRFQELTPEKLGKAGMVREKSFGTTKDRMLYIEHCANSRAVTIFIRGGNKMMIEETKRSIHDSLCVARNLIRNNSIVYGGGSAEISCSIAVEAAADKYPGVEQYAIRAFADSLDAIPMALAENSGLQPIETLSAVKSQQIKENNPHCGIDCNDAGTNDMREQYVFETLIGKQQQILLATQVVKMILKIDDVISPSEY is encoded by the exons ATGGCGTTAGCGTTCGATGAATACGGGAGGCCATTTATAATACTCAAAGAACAAGAGGCAAAGAGTCGATTGAGGGGTCTTGATGCTCAAAAAGCTAACATTTCTGCTGGTAAAGCCGTTGCTCGTATTCTCCGTACATCTCTCGGCCCTAAAGGCATGGACAAAATGCTTCAAAGCCCTGACGGTGACGTCACTATAA CAAATGATGGAGCTACAATATTGGAGCAGATGGATGTGGACAATCAGATTGCGAAGCTAATGGTTGAGCTTTCACGGAGTCAGGATTATGAAATTGGTGATGGAACAACTGGTGTTGTCGTAATGGCTGGATCACTTTTGGAGCAGGCTGAGAAGTTATTAGAACGTGGAATTCACCCTATTCGTGTGGCTGAGGGTTATGAGATGGCTTCTAAAATAGCTGTGGAGCACTTGGAGCATATATCCGAGAAGTTTGACTTTGGGCTGAATGATATAGAGCCTTTGGTTCAAACTTGCATGACCACTCTGTCATCGAAGAT TGTGAATCGATGCAAGCGCAGTTTGGCTGAGATTTCTGTTAAAGCAGTTCTTGCTGTTGCAGATTTAGAGAGGAAGGATGTTAATTTGGACTTGATAAAAGTTGAGGGAAAAGTAGGAGGCAAGTTGGAAGATACTGAACTGATATATGGAATAGTAGTTGATAAGGATATGAGCCATCCGCAGATGCCAAAACATATTGAAGATGCTAAAATTGCTATCTTGACTTGCCCCTTTGAACCACCAAAGCCAAAGACTAAACATAAGGTGGATATTGATAGCGTCGAAAAGTTTCAGACTCTACGTAAGCAAGAGCAGCAGTATTTTGATGACATGGTTCAGAAATGCAAG GATGCTGGTGCTACCTTGGTCATCTGTCAGTGGGGGTTCGATGATGAGGCAAATCATTTGTTGATGCACAGGAATCTGCCTGCAGTTAGATGGGTTGGTGGTGTAGAGTTAGAGCTGATTGCAATAGCCACAG GTGGAAGAATAGTACCGCGATTCCAGGAGTTGACGCCTGAAAAGCTCGGAAAG GCTGGTATGGTTCGAGAAAAGTCTTTTGGGACAACAAAAGATAGAATGCTGTACATTGAACACTGTGCAAATTCAAGGGCTGTTACCATATTTATTCGTGGAG GTAATAAAATGATGATAGAAGAGACAAAGCGTAGCATCCATGATTCGCTCTGTGTGGCCAGGAATCTCATTCGCAACAATTCTATAGTATATGGTGGTGGCTCAGCTGAGATTTCTTGCTCAATTGCCGTGGAGGCTGCTGCTGATAAATATCCTGGAGTTGAACAG TATGCCATAAGGGCATTTGCTGATTCTTTAGATGCCATTCCGATGGCGCTTGCAGAAAATAGTGGGCTCCAACCCATTGAGACACTATCTGCTGTTAAATCTCAACAAATTAAG GAGAACAATCCACACTGTGGAATAGATTGTAATGATGCTGGTACAAATGACATGCGCGAACAATATGTCTTCGAGACTCTGATAGGGAAGCAACAACAGATCTTGCTCGCAACACAAGTTGTCAAAATGATACTAAAAATTGACGATGTCATCTCTCCTTCTGAGTATTGA